The Scyliorhinus torazame isolate Kashiwa2021f chromosome 17, sScyTor2.1, whole genome shotgun sequence genome includes a window with the following:
- the LOC140394550 gene encoding interleukin-10-like: MTISNRYDVIEITETWLQNDQGWELNIQGYSIFSARAQHPRVPQEVALEIVDALVIIVQHSIDSAETMKCVTVILYTVISIQCCYCRQEQSGDHCFSYAVFPAHLKELRASYRKIRAYFQKKDDNFHITLLGARLDHGFKGREGCQFLKEMLNFYLRVVIPAAKTQQKSINSNISKIGNILSELKENVQICHRFFNCDLCNCRPSPYIENIYKVYEKLQEKGVYKAIGELNIFFDWLQQYIRMKMN, from the exons aTGACAATCAGTAACAGATATGATGTAATTGAGATCACGGAGACCTGGCTCCAgaatgaccaaggatgggaactcaacatccaggggtattcaatattcag TGCCAGAGCTCAGCATCCCAGAGTACCTCAGGAAGTGGCcttagaaatagtggatgctttgGTGATCAttgtccagcattctatagactct GCAGAAACCATGAAGTGTGTCACTGTTATATTGTACACAGTGATTAGCATTCAGTGTTGTTACTGCAGGCAAGAACAGTCGGGCGATCACTGTTTCAGCTATGCTGTGTTCCCTGCTCACCTCAAAGAACTCAGAGCTTCGTATCGGAAAATCAGGGCCTATTTT CAAAAGAAAGATGATAATTTTCACATAACACTGCTGGGAGCCAGACTTGATCATGGATTCAAG GGTCGTGAAGGATGTCAGTTTTTGAAGGAAATGTTGAATTTCTACCTCAGGGTTGTGATCCCTGCAGCCAAGACCCAGCAGAAATCCATCAACAGCAACATCAGTAAAATTGGGAACATACTGTCTGAGCTGAAGGAGAATGTTCAAATATGT CACAGATTCTTCAACTGTGACCTGTGCAACTGCAGACCGAGTCCATATATTGAAAATATATATAAAGTTTACGAGAAG CTGCAGGAGAAAGGGGTCTACAAAGCCATAGGAGAGCTCAACATCTTTTTTGACTGGCTTCAGCAATACATAAGGATGAAAATGAATTGA